ATCTGTCATTGAAGctattcgaattaaaaatagtaATTAGTATAGTGGTGCAATACGATCACATTGTTTCttatcattcaacattgtgcaTGGTAATCGCTTCGTTTCCGCTAATTTTTACATTACAAACACTCGAATCAACCGCTCAACTTGCAAACATTACTCTTCTCGATGAAATTCGAATGAGTACCAAACGAGTGTATCAACGGTGtaagttgaacaatttttctttgttttttcgGCTGTAAAATCGTGTTATTTGTTCATTGAACTGTAATGTTAACGAATTCGAATGAAACCTATCATCGATTCCTTGACATTGTGCTTCAATTCACGTATTTTTATTCAAGACTAGTTGTCGGTTTTCGTCGGTTTCAATCgatacattaatttttttccttttgtgtGCAGATGATGTTCGTTTGGAAATCAGATAATCAAAGCTCGATACATCGATTCTGacagattttggaatttttgcggatgatatttcaagtattGTACGTCGTTATCAGCTACTAAACAAAGTGAAAATGGATATCGCAAACTCTTCAGATTCGGATGGTGACTTGATCATCGACGAAACGATTATATTAAGTAGCGGCGACGAAGATACCTGCCCTAATGGTAAATATAAATTACCAGATAAGGATTTACGAGCTAAGAAGATCTTGAAGGTGACAACTAACGAAGACAATCATTGGTCCAGTGAAAGCCTATACCAAAATCTCTTCCACCCCGAATCAATCAGTTCGTCCGATATGAAAGATGAATTATTTATCGAAGAGACGTACACATGTACCATATGTAACGAAACATTCAAATACAACGTTGGTTTGATTTGTCACATGGATTCAGAACACAAACGAGACGTCACACAGCAACGAGCCAAGCAGAAAAAAACCGCCAAGAATCCGAGGAAATTGAAACAGAGTAAAAAATTCTGTGCAACGGCTAGTCAATCTTACAACAGAGATTTGGCGAATAAAATATGTTTCGGTGGAGCTTCAATGACCAATGAAAACCTACGTTTGAACGGCGCCGGTGCCGGTTCCGGCGGAACCACCGTGCCGGTGGTATTTAAAAAAGCGTGCGACGTTTGTAAGAAATCGTTCAGCGATCAAAATAAACTGTCTAAGCATATGGAAAGTTGCCTGAAAATCGGACTGAATTTTCATTGTATTTATTGTAAATCGAAATTCGGCTGGGAGTCTAAATACAAGAAACATCTATTCCGGACTCATAAGTTGAACGCTGCTGTTATTTGTAAACTATGCTCGGCTGTATTTTGCGATACGGACAGCTTAGCTACGCATTCCATTGAGTGTATCAAGAAACAATCGGCTAAAAAAACAATTATAGCTGAACAGAGTTTTCCAAACAACGTTGTCAGCAGTAAGTATATAAATGCGAAACGTGATTATTTCTCTTATCTTTGTTCCTCTTCTTGCGATCTATagatacgttgaaaaaattcgccatcTGGCTAAAAATTAACTACCtcgagaaaaatcaacttttgaatcGCTTGCTAAAAATTATCGTCCTCCATTTTGCtcgatttaaatttaaaattaagtacatgGCGCTTACAATGCATGATGCAATATTGGTGGGAAATTTTAAACTCGAACTATACAACTTTGAACTAATAGCTAATTTATTCAATGCTATTATAACATCGTTAATTGCCCGAGCAACTAGAATAATAATTAAAACGTGTCCCTCGTTGCAACTTTTCTTTCACCGAGATACATAAACGGTTTTATTCTAACTCTTTTAATATTTGTTTTTCAGATGTGCCAACTTAGCTGAAGTACTGAATCGCAACATTTCGAAGacttattacaaaaattacgcAATCATATCTATGTATTTCAGTATCCTACCCCAACTTCGAAGCAATACGATATGTGAgcgtattttttctctttttttgcctTATTATTAAGTCGTAATTTATAATATGTACACCATTATTCGTTAATTTGATACACATCCCGCCGCGTGAATTCACGATTAATCCTAGTttaggttttttgatttttttttcgagtgatcgtttgcatttttgtttttattcttcTATTcattaattgtatttttttttcttcgttagaTTAGCATTTTCCTTTCTTGTCGTAGGGTTTTTTTCCTCGTGTGTATTGTTGCCaaatattttattatgtttCTCTCTCGTAAGCGAAAATTAGTATTGAAGGAGAGTTCCAATCAAACGTGACCAAATAcaatgtaatttcaatttataatgtgatattttccaaatgaaatttACAGTCCATAATATTTATGGCGGAAGGTCGGTTAATAGCTTTTTTAATTACCGAACGATTTAAACGAAACGTTGCCCGGTAAtaggtttttttcaactcaaaaagtgaaaacctaaattcgattttttcaataccttcggaaaattatttgatttgatcagatccggaATCTGAGCATTTCCTGAATCCCATTTGACCCGATGACATTAAATCAGATTCGGTCGGAtgaagttttgatcggattagttCTGAACTTTTGGctactttttcaacgttttggaTGCTAAAGTTAGTTTTTACCCCCAAAAATGGTTGCTTTTTCAAGGCCCTTATATCGataagggaggggggaggggatgtTGATAATACGgtctcgtttcttgctaaaaatcgtcgttttttttttgcaaaaataaaaaattccaagaagtcTGAAATTTCCATACCATCTCCCacaactcaaaaaaattgctcaaaagtcttgattttttgttcaatttttcatgaaaaaaattacccaagtctcatttttttttttaccaagaaattattaaaaaaatctcgcctttttcgataaaaattgcaacaatcattttttttagcgaGATTGCaaaagtcttcatttttttcctctaaaaGTGGTCTTTGCTTTTTCACATaacaatcgtaaaaaaaatcttgctttcttgacaaaaatttcgaaaaagtataatttttttgatttttttattttctcaaaaaatgtttaaacttCTTACTatttagcaaaatttccaaaaaaattacttttttcctcAAGGACAGCGCAAAAGTTCGTTTTTTATGCCAAGAATtgccattttgatgaaattcttacTCGGttgtcagaaattgctaaaaagttgcaAGATACAATCGTTCAATTTACctaccaaagttactttttttttctgaggagACCTGATTGTAAAAAGATCTGACCTAATCATATCTGGATATTGTCTAGATCTAATCAACTCCTTTCCCCTGTGTTTGTTTTCAATCGACATTTTAAAATCCAGTGCGGAATACGTTGTCCAACGTATGTCAATTTATGTTCCTACTCTAGAAGTAtcgtatatttaaaaaataaatcgatacGTTATTTTTTATTGTACATTGTATATAATTTAGTCTACCTTCGATATATTTTGTTTTATCAATATcaatttaccgaaaaaaaaacaaaaaaagatgcCGCAATACACCAAGAAACGTAATCTCAATTATTTCTTTGTCAATCTGGCCCCTACGATTGCTCATATTATAATTTACAACATAATgtaaattttgcgaattttttaatattatagtAAAATCATTTGTATTCccaattcattttatttagtGGCGAGCCCAATTTATATTCAACTATATTATTGTATGTGTGTGATAATGCCTTTagtcattttctttttttttcctatttttattcataatgtatttcgaatatttttactaagttaattttaggttttttttcttacacttttttttgcgaattgaTTGGAATTAGTTACTAATATTATGGTTTATGATTACTAATGTTCTATACCACTTTTTGAGcccactgaaattttttctttgatttttagtCTTTTTATCATTTTCCTGTAATTCTAATCCAAAATCATTGTATTTGTTTAGATTAATTAATCATTATTCGTAAGTAATGTACAGTGTGATGATAAATTAATGTGATGATTTAGTATTTTTAATATCGtattactttcattttcatgcGATaacaaaaattgtgagaaaaataatgtaaaaccaaaaaatgcatGATTTCTGATTGTGACGAGGATTCCTTCTTCCTATTAAGTAGTTATTATGTATGTTCGAGTGGTAAAATAAATTTAGTGTAGTAGATTAGAATGATCGCAATTCACATTTTCGTACTTCGTGTCGACGTGGttattttttagctcaaaataattttgctcagatgagatttttttctcattccggatttgcaataatttttaaaaaataaatatcgaattgagaattaatttttaaataatttttcaagttattttcaCAAACACGAATCGTTATATTATATTTTGTGTACCTCGATGTGATTAATTTTgatagattgaaaaaatgtaactaaCTCTTATAGTCTATGTAATGGTGATTTTGCTGAATTTCTTAATTATTGAAGAGTTACTTTTACTTCGCTTTTGTATTGTATGATAGTGGACTGAGATGATGCTAAGTCATTTATTTAGTACCTAACTTTGTGGTGATCCCTACTTTGATTAAGTAAGATTAAACGCtacatatttgtatttcttACTTCTtcgtgattcaattttcaaatcaatttcgatACTATGTTAGGTGTATTCGTGTGTACTTTCTTTATTTCATATGGTATGTAGTATTCGGTTTATATTTCTGTTTCAAGAAACGTTACAATAAAAGTGGGTTGTTCACGTCACcgagtttgttttgttttacgtTTCATTCTTCTTTCTATTAGCTACTTGTTACTCACTTACTCGGTAAAATAATCGAAGAAGGATTTATAAtacttattattattcgaaAATGTAACATAACAAAACATTGGCTACAACACAGAGAAACAAGTCATCTGAAACCAATGTTTTTAACTGCTGCAATTGATTTTCTAATTTGATCAGATTCGGTATTAACGCATTCATTGTATTATTTAACCTTTTAATGcatatttgaaattctacgAACAATATCGCGAATAAATAATACATCAATGTTCGTAGAATAATTGAATCGAACGCGATTTGTTTTTCTTAGTCTTTAGAATCGAAGCAATACACGTTTGTTGTGAACGATTTGTGACGAAatcatgcttgaaaaaataaactattcTTCAGATTGATTTAAGTGTTCATCAGtgataaataaatttattgCGATCTTGAAACagaggaaattaaaaaaagaaaaactgacaATTGAGGCAAAAACTGGATTTCTGATGGCAGTCTAGGCAGAGAAttgaactttttggcaattttgaaaataacagaaaatgaaagaaaaatcaatggGTACCTACGGGACTTTTAtttgacaatttcggcaaaaaaacagaatattttgtgcaattgaaaaaaatacttcaattttgcaaaaaaaaaaaaaaacactaggcAGCGAAGCACAAAACCGTtgcatttatgaattttttagacacattttgataaaaatgaagtacaattaattgacaattttagcagaaaatgtgacttttttcttCACGCTTCGAGACATAATATTTTcgggaatttttgacaatattataaaaaattagagttttATCAGGCAATTTGGCAAATGACAGGACATGAAGaaggaaaagtaaaaaaaaacacttttttttggtaattttggcaaatatacGTCGATAGCAAAGTGATACTTTgcaattattgttaaaaagttttcatcatttgttgcaaaaatccagatttttggacaacatttggaaaaaaaagattttttgaaaattttttgcaaaaaaaaccacgaattatgacaatttttggcaaaaagtataGCAGTGATAGTTTCaacaaaaagtagaactttcCAGCTTATTATGTATcggcaaaaaatgatactttttcgccATCTTTGTGGAAAACGAGAgacttggatttttcaatttttagtttgaaatactcgtttttttagcattttttttttgacaaaaaagcgaaactgacaat
The sequence above is a segment of the Planococcus citri chromosome 3, ihPlaCitr1.1, whole genome shotgun sequence genome. Coding sequences within it:
- the LOC135838752 gene encoding telomere zinc finger-associated protein-like: MDIANSSDSDGDLIIDETIILSSGDEDTCPNGKYKLPDKDLRAKKILKVTTNEDNHWSSESLYQNLFHPESISSSDMKDELFIEETYTCTICNETFKYNVGLICHMDSEHKRDVTQQRAKQKKTAKNPRKLKQSKKFCATASQSYNRDLANKICFGGASMTNENLRLNGAGAGSGGTTVPVVFKKACDVCKKSFSDQNKLSKHMESCLKIGLNFHCIYCKSKFGWESKYKKHLFRTHKLNAAVICKLCSAVFCDTDSLATHSIECIKKQSAKKTIIAEQSFPNNVVSNVPT